One window of Nymphaea colorata isolate Beijing-Zhang1983 chromosome 1, ASM883128v2, whole genome shotgun sequence genomic DNA carries:
- the LOC116254155 gene encoding probable sulfate transporter 3.4 produces the protein MVGNSNRVEDFTSIPVFDEAVAAAAATFPVPMPASSPSTDPHKVCLPLSQTAFQRLRHGFSETFFPDDPFHQFKNQSRLRKAVLALQYFFPILQWAPTYSLSLFKSDIVSGLTIASLAIPQGISYAKLANLPPIIGLYSSFVPPLIYAVLGSSRDLAVGPVSIASLVMGSMLREAVSPTHQPLLFLQLAFTATFFAGIFQASLGFLRLGFIVDFLSRPTLVGFMAGAAIIVSLQQLKGLLGIVHFAPQMNIVPVVQSVVKRRDEWEWQTILMGACFLLLLLTARHISLRKPKLFWVSAAAPLASVVSSTLLVFIFKAQNHGIQIIGHLDEGLNPPSANLLYFRGPLLGLAIKTGIVTGILSLTEGIAVGRTFASLKKYHIDGNKEMMAIGLMNMAGSCCSCYVTTGSFSRSAVNYNSGSKTAVSNIVMASTVLVTLLFLMPLFYYTPNLILAGIIITAVIGLIDFRTMGRLWKVDKLDFLACMTAFLGVLFFSVQGGLSLAVGISVFKILLHVTRPNTATLGNVPGTKIYRNFMQYPEAKRIPSCLIVGIESPIYFANANYLHERVLRWVREEQERIKARRENILKYLILEMTAVTAIDTSGLGMLTELKRTLENQSITLLLVNPIGEVMEKLQDSDSLAAIGSDCLYLTVDEAILSIALKVQLQP, from the exons atggtggGTAACTCCAATAGAGTGGAGGATTTCACCTCCATTCCTGTGTTTGACGAagcagtagcagcagcagcagcaacctTTCCTGTACCGATGCCTGCCTCCTCGCCCTCCACAGATCCCCACAAAGTGTGCCTCCCCCTTTCCCAGACGGCCTTCCAGAGGCTGAGGCATGGCTTCTCGGAGACATTCTTCCCCGATGATCCCTTCCATCAGTTCAAGAACCAGAGCAGGCTGAGGAAGGCGGTTCTGGCTCTCCAGTACTTCTTCCCAATCCTTCAATGGGCACCCACCTACAGCCTCTCCCTTTTCAAGTCTGATATCGTCTCAGGCCTCACTATTGCTAGCTTGGCAATTCCTCAG GGGATCAGCTATGCGAAGCTTGCAAATTTGCCTCCTATAATTGGACTCT ATTCGAGCTTCGTGCCACCATTGATTTACGCAGTGCTGGGAAGCTCCAGGGATCTGGCAGTGGGGCCGGTGTCGATCGCGTCACTGGTGATGGGGTCCATGCTCAGGGAGGCGGTTTCCCCAACCCACCAGCCGCTGCTCTTCCTCCAGTTGGCCTTCACCGCCACCTTCTTTGCCGGCATCTTCCAGGCATCCTTGGGCTTTCTCAG GCTGGGGTTCATAGTGGATTTCTTGTCGAGGCCAACACTAGTGGGGTTCATGGCAGGGGCAGCCATCATCGTTTCCCTTCAACAGCTCAAGGGTCTGCTTGGAATTGTTCATTTCGCCCCGCAGATGAACATTGTCCCGGTCGTCCAATCCGTCGTCAAGCGGAGAGATGAG TGGGAGTGGCAAACTATCCTTATGGGTGCCTGCTTTCTGCTCCTCTTGCTAACTGCAAGGCATATT agCTTGAGAAAGCCAAAGCTGTTCTGGGTGTCAGCAGCAGCCCCTTTAGCCTCTGTGGTCTCATCAACCTtgttggttttcattttcaaagcTCAGAATCATGGAATACAGATA ATTGGACATTTGGATGAGGGGTTAAATCCACCTTCAGCGAATTTGCTTTACTTCCGGGGTCCGCTACTTGGTCTTGCAATAAAAACAGGCATTGTTACCGGCATACTGTCTCTCACT GAAGGAATTGCTGTTGGAAGAACTTTTGCTTCCTTGAAGAAATATCACATTGATGGAAACAAAGAGATGATGGCTATAGGGCTGATGAACATGGCTGGTTCTTGCTGTTCATGCTACGTTACTACAG GATCCTTTTCTCGTTCAGCTGTGAACTACAATTCCGGATCTAAAACAGCAGTTTCAAATATAGTTATGGCATCAACAGTCTTGGTCACTCTGCTGTTCCTCATGCCACTCTTTTACTACACACCAAACTTGATCTTGGCAGGAATCATAATCACAGCAGTGATTGGACTGATCGACTTCAGGACAATGGGCCGCCTATGGAAGGTCGACAAGCTTGATTTCTTGGCTTGCATGACTGCATTTCTTGGTGTGCTCTTCTTCTCAGTTCAGGGCGGTCTCAGCCTAGCA GTCGGAATATCAGTGTTCAAGATCCTGTTGCATGTAACGAGACCCAACACAGCCACTCTAGGGAACGTGCCAGGCACAAAGATCTACCGTAACTTCATGCAATACCCTGAAGCTAAGAGAATTCCGTCATGCCTCATCGTCGGAATCGAATCACCGATTTATTTTGCTAATGCCAATTACTTGCACGAGAG GGTTTTGAGGTGGGTGCGCGAAGAACAAGAGCGAATTAAAGCAAGGAGGGAGAACATTCTCAAGTACTTGATCCTGGAGATGACAG CCGTAACAGCTATTGACACTAGCGGCCTTGGCATGCTAACAGAACTGAAAAGGACACTAGAGAACCAATCAATAACT CTACTGCTAGTGAATCCCATTGGAGAAGTGATGGAGAAACTGCAGGATTCAGATTCATTGGCAGCAATTGGGTCAGACTGCCTGTACCTAACTGTAGATGAGGCAATTTTGTCCATTGCGCTGAAAGTACAGCTACAGCCATGA